In Notolabrus celidotus isolate fNotCel1 chromosome 8, fNotCel1.pri, whole genome shotgun sequence, a genomic segment contains:
- the elovl6 gene encoding elongation of very long chain fatty acids protein 6: MSVLALQEYEFERQFNEDEAIRWMQENWKKSFLFSALYAAFILGGRHVMKQREKFELRKPLVLWSLTLAVFSIFGAIRTGSYMTYILMTKGLKQSVCDQSFYNGPVSKFWAYAFVLSKAPELGDTLFIVLRKQKLIFLHWYHHITVLLYSWYSYKDMVAGGGWFMTMNYLVHAVMYSYYALRAAGFKVSRKFAMFITLTQITQMLMGCVVNYLVYSWMQQGQECPSHMQNIVWSSLMYLSYFVLFVQFFIEAYLSKSRLAAAAAAAKKSE; this comes from the exons gaAGAAGTCCTTTCTCTTCTCTGCACTCTACGCCGCCTTTATCCTCGGGGGCCGCCATGTCATGAAACAGAGGGAGAAGTTTGAGCTGAGGAAACCACTGGTGCTATGGTCGCTCACACTTGCTGTATTTAG tATATTTGGTGCCATCCGTACTGGAAGTTACATGACATACATCCTCATGACAAAAGGGCTTAAACAGTCGGTTTGTGACCAGAGTTTTTACAACGGGCCCGTGAGCAAGTTCTGGGCATATGCCTTTGTACTTAGTAAAGCACCAGAACTGG GTGACACCCTCTTCATCGTCCTGAGGAAGCAGAAGCTCATCTTCCTCCACTGGTACCACCACATCACCGTGCTCCTCTACTCCTGGTACTCCTACAAAGACATGGTGGCTGGCGGCGGCTGGTTCATGACCATGAACTACTTGGTCCACGCCGTCATGTACTCTTACTATGCCTTAAGGGCAGCCGGCTTCAAGGTGTCCCGCAAGTTCGCCATGTTCATCACACTGACCCAGATCACCCAGATGCTGATGGGCTGTGTGGTCAACTACCTGGTGTACTCGTGGATGCAGCAGGGCCAGGAGTGTCCATCTCACATGCAGAACATTGTGTGGTCCTCCCTCATGTACCTCAGCTACTTTGTGCTCTTTGTCCAGTTCTTCATTGAAGCCTACCTGAGCAAGTCTAGATTGGCTGCGGCGGCGGCTGCCGCTAAGAAGAGTGAATGA